The nucleotide sequence ggaacactgggaactcGTCCTTTTAAACTACTGGaattgttttcttctgtgtcgtgataaatgattttaattttctgtctttagtGAAGTAACATGGGTTTTGAACGGTGCTCTTTAAATAATAACAactcattataattattattattaatttattgttcATCCAGCGTCGTTGTGCTTGAGCCTCTTTTCTTTCAATTCTTCATtaacttgacatttttttaataaattgcctccataaattattaaaagaacgtctttatataatatatttttgaagaGCCGGATGTTGGtcctgcagcagaggagacagatgACCTTTAACTGTAAATACTTCTCTACATGTCTCATTGAAACTGCTGTGATACGGTCGCCACGACGACCGATCCGGTTTAGAGATGAGCTGGAAAGCGAAACGccgagaaaaaaaaatatgagccTGTGAAAAGTCAAGAAGccttttttacacacacacacacacacacacacacacacacacacacacacacacacacacacgctggtttgactggtgatggAAGGTTCTCGTTATATCTGTAACATCGTTATTAATATATTCATTTAATCACCTCCGTCAGCAGGCGTCTCATCTCGCTgctgtttgtgctttttctttGCAGCTCACCACAGTCGAGTCTCGGAGCTCAAGCGCTGGATGCTTTTGGTACGTTTATCACAACAACTGTTCACACTTAAAGCCTGTTAAGCTTTTATTAtctgtatatgaacataatgTAGTTGTGAACtgatttaattgtttattaatgtgtgtctatatttctttctttcttcagttttagatgtttttgttgtttttattgttttttggtgaaatgtcttttaaaacctttttgggttttttaaatctcatcatcatcatcatcatcatcatcatcatcatcatcatcatcctttttTTACTCCTTTAATCCATTTTTGGGGTTTTGCGTCTTGTTatttatgcaaataaataaaacaaacaaaaacaaagcatacAGTAGAGCAGATAGATCTGgcaaaaaaacaccaaatatctgattccagcttctcaaatgtgttttatatctttatgaactgaatatttttgggtttttgggacatttgaagacgttaTCTTGAGCTCTGGAAAACTAAAGGACagtttttcatcactttttatccattttatagacaaaaatatacataaaataaagaaaataatcattagctgcagctctaatCATCAACaattataatatttacattattacaacAGTTTTACTTTGTcgtcattcattatctgtttttaCAGAGTTTTAGTtgatgacaaatacattaataaacacttataactacattataaagTCTTTCTATACTGATataaatgctgtgtgtgtttcctgtctgcagtCAAAGCCTGTAAACTCTTCGTCACTAAAGAGATGCTGCTGCTCAGCTTGTCCATTGCGTATTCAGGTGAGTTCAACGTGTTTGAGACGAAGGttaaactgatgatgatgatgtaaccAACGAGTCTGACTTCACGCCGTCTGTCCCGACAGGCTTGGAGCTCACCTTTTACAGCGGGGTGTACGGGACGTGTATCGGCGCCATGACGCAGTTCGGCAAAGACGCCAAGAGTCTGATCGGCATCTCCGGCATCTGCATCGGCTTAGGAGAGATCTTAGGTGAGTCTtcagtctcttcttcttcttcttcttcaccctCGTTCATGATGCACGttaaaaacactgcagagagaACCAGGAAGCAaccgtttctctctctcctcctctctgtgcgATCAGGAGGAGGCGTGTTCGGGATGCTGAACAAGTGCAACAAGTTCGGGAGGAACCCGGTGGTGCTGCTGGGACTCATCGTACACTTTGTGGCTTTTTACTTGATCTTCCTGAACATCGCCAGCGACGCTCCTCTGGCTCCGGAGGAAGGAACCGACCTGCAGGCCTACATCACCCCCAGGTGTTTATATttaaacttcctgtttcaccttttacacacatacagaagatCAAAACTGAGACAACTGGGCTCATTAACTGTCTGCTGAACCGGATCActgtgatcatgtgatcattCTGAAGCAGGTTCTGCAGATATCAGACgtcactttttttaaatttttcaatgATTTCTACACAGATTTATGGAAATGAGTTTGTGATGAACACAGAGATAAAAATATGTTAtcatatatgttatatatgtttatcatgtctgtgtgttcagatttgactgagttatgatCCTGAGGTGgattaataagaataataataataaagtttatttataaagcacctttcgtaacataaaatgcagctcaaagtgctttacagaaacaggtattaaaaacaaacaaaaaccagatatttaaaaatgataaaataaaggaaaaaaatacaataaacaataaaaaaaaactgaggtaAAATCATCAGgagataataaagataaaacagagttaattaaccctttaacattcatcctttttatagaattttcaccCATTTggccaaatggaaaagcttccaacagaagaactgtgaggTCATGATGCATGTATCAGGCTTCACCTTCTAGTTTAGCATGTAGCTACAGACTAAACTACAGCAGTTCAGATAAGCCTCGTCTATCATGaatcatatttgaataacaataattaagaTGCTTTATGCAGAACACTGTAAACCTTCTACGTCTTCCAGACCTCCAGGTCCAACCTTAcaggagtttttagtttgtggcgTCTCTGAACGTCTCCAGTCGTCTCCAGTTGGCTAAATGATGCTGCTGCTTCCAGCTGGTTTAAGCAGGTCGCTGGTGgatgttaaaaggttaaaagcaaaaccatgaaaataagTTTTGAGCTGCTTCTTGATGTTTGTCTAACATGTGCTGCCTCACCGTACTTACTGATTGCTTCCATGAGCTCTCAGACTCTGCTGTAGCTCCAGCAAACAACAATAACTCACTTCCTGTTATGCAAAAAGtacaattatacaaaaaaagaaaaaatggagaGGTGTCCACATTTTtaactgtgatgtttgtgtgttggcgCTCAGCGTGGGCGTGGCGTTGCTCTGCAGCTTCCTGCTCGGTCTGGGCGACAGCTGCTTCAACACGCAGCTCCTCAGCATCATCGGCTTCATGTACCGAGACAACAGCGCCCCCGCCTTCGCCGTCTTCAAGTTCATCCAGGTGACCTTCACACTCACGTCGGAGATGTTTTGAgtgtttattttgctgttttttttccactataACCGTGTGTTGTGTTTCCTCTCCAGTCCATCATGGCCGCTCTGGCCTTCTTCTACAGTAACTACctgctgctgcactggcagCTGCTCATACTGGTCCTGGTGGGTTTCCTGGGCTCCATGACCTTCTTCGTGGCCGAGTGGATGGCCGAGTCCAACCGGCGGGAATCAGACTACGACAGCATCTGATCTGTTTatagtgaggaggaggaggaggaggaggaggaggaagaggaggaggaggaggagggcacaGCTGGAGGTGTTTCGCtctccacagctggaaaaaaaaaatcacccagGGACGATGAAAGCCACCGCAGCCTCGGCTGGCGGAGACTGGCGCTGTggtatgttttggttttttttaacgGAGCTGCGCGGTGGCGGCCGCAGGAGAGCTGAACGTTAACCTTCATCTCTCCACGTTTATCTTTTACTACATCGAAGGCACGAGGAGACGCCGTGTGCACGCCAGATATACCTCATCTTTGGTTCACTCCCGGCCTCGCAGTTATTATTTCGTGCACACGGGGTTTTTCAAATTAATACaacaaaatcatgaaaatatataaCCAGCCGTCACAGAGGCATGATGGGTAAAGATCTGTTAATTAAACGAAAAAGCACTTTTGACTCTTTGACCTTTCAACACTTGTATAAAGAGGCTCTGAGGAATCACACTGACTGAATCATCTGTAGCTTAGAATGCAAACATTTCcacaacttcctgttttcttttttttttttttttggtgcagcTGCTTCTGCTGCGTTCACTGACTCAGAGGAAAAGTCTGGTCatcttctatatttttcttgttttcaataaatcccatgaaaaaaacccactttgactcaaccacacacacacacacacacacacacacacacacacacacacacacacacacacacacacacacacacaccatcccgCTGCCAGTAATACTCACCAGAGcaaccaaatgtggattcatccgccgctgaaagTAGTCCCACAAACGCACTGTTTCCTCTCCAGCTGTTTCAGGAAGTCACtgaacctttttttaaacatgaaacttGAGCGATTTATTTAAAGATTCAGAGACGATGTTGTTGAAAGACAAACTGATACTCTGCTGGTTTTGggcttttcatgggatttgttgacaataagacaaatatagaaCGATGTgtcaactagagctgcaacatttagtcgactaatcaattagctgatcaacagaaaatgaagcagcaactattttaatcatcaattaattcatttttaagcaaaaatgccaaaaatgtgatGCTTTTCCTGGTCTTACATCACAGATAATCtgatatatttggactgttggttggagaAAATCAGAcgtttttcacagttttgatgttttttttttttactaaaatgattaatcaataatgaaaatactggttagttgcagctgtagttcCAGTCTGATCCTTTTAaaactcttctctcctctcatacGCACAAATTCAACCTCGACTGCGATGAAATACTGACACAgccgctgctgccgccgccgccgcagcGCTCCGAGCGTCTGTCATTACATCGTCGTTCTTCACCGTCAGTGATTTATTTCCTGAATCAGTCAAACGCCGTCGTTCTCCTCGCTCATAGAGTTCAGCTGCAGTCACGAGGCGACGATCACAACCGTAGATTTAACTTTTACGACTGATTATCTGCAAGTTTCCCAGCGAAGGAGTTTCACGGAAGAACGGCGAAGCGGTTAAAAGGGAAACGTTATCGAGAAACTGAACCgacttttgtcatttttgtttgtgagtgtttctgttttcatcctCGTTCTTCTgtcatgctgttgttttttttttttacactaagTGCTACATAATTAGTTTAGTTGTAATGAGATCCAGGTCGTCATGTGACTCTGCATTCCAGGAAACTAATTACAAGTGACTGACTTCATTTGATTGGGATGAAATCAGCCGAAGCTGCTTCGgtttgtgctttttctttttctttcaccaaCTAACATTCATTAGAGGTAAAAGATGATAAATTAGGAAGaatttcaagttttttttttccactttgacaAGATACAGTTTGTAGTTTCTCTAGTTGCTCCATCGctttggttcagagtgaaatatctcctCAATTATTAGATGAATTTCCATAAAATTTATATAATAATCAACATCCATGTTCCCCGCAGGCTGTATTGTAATAACTGGTAATATTAAAAAATCTCACTAGTAACTTAAAGGAGCACTGCAGGGATTCTTGTTAGTACACATTTATAAATTTAGGGGATTcacaagagggaaaaaaaaggtcaaaattgAACCAGCGGAGACATCCTGACGTTTTAGTCCCTCCAGTATGAGCTAAGATCCAAAAATGCTGgttcctacaattcccataatgcaactggaTAGTGTTGTTTGTTAAACACTCCCTGTGTTTGTAACGCAGACTTTCTGTTAAAGGTTTAATTGGTTAACAGTAAAggttttgaccactagtagtaaagatgaagaagaagaaaaataattggcTGTTTGACAGACCTGGAGGATTCACATGATCACAATAAGAAAAcgttttggtgagaaacactaaGAAACTTTATTTAGTTGACAAGAAAACTGCACATGGCTCCTTTTTAAAGACATCAAGTCgaagctgagataaccctgatgacatcactgtgacatcatccaaaaaaaaaaagcatctgaaTGAGATGGAGCATGACTTACACTTCCTGAAGATATAATCATCTCTGATCTTTATCACGAATAAATCCTCCTCAAAGCTGAGAGTCTTCTTCAGTCTTCAGTGACGTCGTCGGTACAAACACGTCACACTGTAAACAGCTGATTCAACTGACTTTAAATGGGTCAAACtggcaaaaaaatgtaaacaaatgtaggCAACATGGTTGACATCCcccaaagcattatgggaactgtagttccaCAGCTGAGAGCATGATTATCCCCCAAATTTAAGTCAGACGAGAAACAAAGAAGAATAATAGGAGTGACACAATTCATAtgaactttttttctgtatttttataacTGAAGCTCAGAATACTTTATTCCTGGACACtgactctctcctctctgtttccacaGTAACAGTAACCATGACAAGTAAAGTCCTCTTGATTTGGTGGAGTAAACCTTTTAACATATTGACGTCTCTTCTTGCACATCCTCAAaccataaatatatatatatatataatactaacacacacaaacgtctCATCACTGTAATGCCAAATATCTGTAATTTGACGCCTCCCTCTGGTCGTCTCGTAGGATCAGAAACAAACTTTGGACCTCAACTTTTATCCATTTTCGGTGTGTTTACGATGAGCCGCTAGCGTGGCTGTCGACTCTCagtcttgttcttttctttttcatttccagCCTTGTTGTTATTGATTCCCTTCACGTCGTCACTCATTTTAAACTGATGCCAAACCAACACAGTGCTACTACGGGCCTTAAGACACGTTGTGTTTTCAGACAGCTGTTTGTAATGTCGAGGTGGGAAAGGGCAGCAAATATAGAACTATATCTTAGATGCTGTAGTTTTCTATTTGTGTTGAAAAGTgtcaattaatgaattaaattcTCTCGTTAATTTATTGCTGAATTAAACATGAAGGGGGGGGTTTGGTTGGTCAAATTTGTTTCATGTTGCGACTGCAATGGATGCAATCTATCTCAAGGATATTAAGGGAAATGCATGTGTACTATGAAGGTGATTTTATACTTGAATGTAGTAATTGAGAATGGCACCTGAACTTTCGCttgcttgtttttattatcaataaaatgttattttgaacAGTTGTAGTGTGATTCACATGAATGAACAGAAAACTGTATGATATATTATGGGTAATGTGAAAAGAGCTGTGGTCAACAGGAACGTACTGGAGGATAAATTGATCTTTAATTgggttattttatttgattgacTTGTTGACATTAATGTAGTTTTATTTGctgttaaaatgtgacaaaactgAACAGGAGCAACTACAACCTCCAACAACCTCAATCATTGTGTTTAGATGTTAACAAACATATTATGAGGCTGTGAAAACATCCAAATACTCAAATCTGAAATCACTCTTGTCCAAacaatttctttttaattgaTGTTCAAGAAGCGTATATAGACACATACAAATACGCatgaatacacaaataaaataaaataaacttaattaatgaaattaattcaaaacatttttaaatttttttagaGACATTAGTTAATATTTGTAAAGATCCAACTTTTTTGATcatttggttttggtttgagcATTTCAATAATGCAATAAACatcaataatattaaaatacatattttaagtaATTATTGAAACAAATGAATAACGCGTCCTGCTACTTGGCGATTTAGTTTTgataatgaaacatattttattgtctctaTTGTCATAAAAATAGAAGAATATaaggactttttaaaaatttataaTATGAGATCTGGTATTTTTTTACCGCTCCGTGAACGCAGCATGAGCGCCGCTTGTTGCCTAGCAACCGGGACGCTGCGAGTTAAGTCCAACGTGGGAACCCGCGCGGAGGGAACAGCGTCAAGTCAGAGAGACTCAAAACGACGACATCCGGTCAGAAACTTAGAAATAAAAGCCCTACTGGCGAACAGAGGCGAAGGTCATTGTAAGAATGTCACAGTGGAACATAAAAAGTGGGGAAATACTGAGCATAATTATGTTAAGAGTGAAACAACTTAATTGCCTTTACTTTAAATAAACGCTGCTGTTCGTCAGAATGTTTTTTCTTCGTTACGGCTTCACTTTGAAGGGCGACTGTCGTTTTCCGGTGAATCTGTCGAGCTTGACGCGCTGCTTCAGCCGAGGctgctgttttctcttgaaCATCGTTAACAACCTCCGAGATTCCTGCCGGTGTGATGCTGGGCCCTTCTCACATCAgagaaagtgttttttattatagttttttaaactttatacaatatatttctgtttctaaTCAACACGAGGGTCATTACGAGCGGAATTTGTTTGCTAAAATGTAGAAGTGGCGGTGATATTTTAAGTGTGATAAGCTAGCAAACGTTAGCTTAACTTTAATCAACGGTTAAACGGACAGAGCTGCGGGTCTTCATATAAAACCAACATGTCGGAGGAGAGCATCAGCTTGTATGAGCTCTTAAACTTATCCATCGGGACTCCCCAGACGGGAGCTGTGAACTTCAGCGCCCTCCACGAACTGCTCCACGCCGTGTTGAAGCAGCTGGGTCTCCGGGAGATGAAGATCC is from Thunnus maccoyii chromosome 18, fThuMac1.1, whole genome shotgun sequence and encodes:
- the mfsd11 gene encoding UNC93-like protein MFSD11 isoform X2 encodes the protein MTPEGKRLLNIIILGFGFMFMFTAFQTCGNIEQTVIKSFNSTEFHGSGYTSMAIIYGVFSASNLIAPSVVAVIGPQLSMFFSGLLYSGYIAMFIYPYTWSFYTASVLVGVAAAVLWTAQGNVLAINSTDANIGRNSGIFWALLQFSLFFGNLYIYCAWHGHVHITDKDRQTVFISLTVISLVGCFLFFLIRKPDAESAPSETSESEFAESSSVVSSPQSSLGAQALDAFVKACKLFVTKEMLLLSLSIAYSGLELTFYSGVYGTCIGAMTQFGKDAKSLIGISGICIGLGEILGGGVFGMLNKCNKFGRNPVVLLGLIVHFVAFYLIFLNIASDAPLAPEEGTDLQAYITPSVGVALLCSFLLGLGDSCFNTQLLSIIGFMYRDNSAPAFAVFKFIQSIMAALAFFYSNYLLLHWQLLILVLVGFLGSMTFFVAEWMAESNRRESDYDSI
- the mfsd11 gene encoding UNC93-like protein MFSD11 isoform X1; translated protein: MTPEGKRLLNIIILGFGFMFMFTAFQTCGNIEQTVIKSFNSTEFHGSGYTSMAIIYGVFSASNLIAPSVVAVIGPQLSMFFSGLLYSGYIAMFIYPYTWSFYTASVLVGVAAAVLWTAQGNVLAINSTDANIGRNSGIFWALLQFSLFFGNLYIYCAWHGHVHITDKDRQTVFISLTVISLVGCFLFFLIRKPDAESAPSETSESEFAESSSVVSSPQSSLGAQALDAFVKACKLFVTKEMLLLSLSIAYSGLELTFYSGVYGTCIGAMTQFGKDAKSLIGISGICIGLGEILGESSVSSSSSSSPSFMMHVKNTAERTRKQPFLSLLLSVRSGGGVFGMLNKCNKFGRNPVVLLGLIVHFVAFYLIFLNIASDAPLAPEEGTDLQAYITPSVGVALLCSFLLGLGDSCFNTQLLSIIGFMYRDNSAPAFAVFKFIQSIMAALAFFYSNYLLLHWQLLILVLVGFLGSMTFFVAEWMAESNRRESDYDSI